The Candoia aspera isolate rCanAsp1 chromosome 6, rCanAsp1.hap2, whole genome shotgun sequence genome has a segment encoding these proteins:
- the THPO gene encoding thrombopoietin, translating to MIQREAVPWPRGHPHQEQQHNRKLCNPVLESWNYAECLAEEPTASWVSSPHSSLPGLRGQAVFNGRQAGAREPLLSPSRTRQRPDGQGGMELNRLLVFVVFLFQMRPSRMWPTQLVCDRRLIQKYVTEAVEMEETLSQCEELPLLVEPVYLPLVGLNLGEWKRKTNEAKTQEVLQALVKLVDGLAAAQREVDQGCILVRLQQLYEKASFFLLHLRNFQRQEQNVTRQPESVPSLISTRNLRTVFWTYVQLLRGKLNFLFYDLRKDSCAEGHQRGAAIPSQHLPHLVTLSGQ from the exons ATGATCCAGAGGGAGGCTG TGCCTTGGCCCAGAGGTCACCCCCACCAGGAGCAACAGCACAACAGGAAGCTGTGCAACCCTGTCTTGGAAAGCTGGAACTACGCAGAGTGCCTGGCAGAGGAGCCCACAGCCTCCTGGGTCTCTTCTCCGCACAGCAGCCTCCCCGGGCTGCGGGGTCAAGCCGTCTTCAATGGACGCCAGGCAGGGGCTAGAGAGCCACTGCTGTCCCCCAGCAGAACAAGGCAGCGACCAGATGGACAGGGTGGCATGGAGCTGAACC GGCTGCTGGTGTTCGTTGTATTCCTGTTCCAGATGAGACCGTCCAGGATGTGGCCCACGCAGCTTGTATGTGACAGGCGACTGATCCAGAAATACGTGACTGAAGCTGTGGAAATGGAGGAAACGTTG AGCCAGTGTGAAGAGCTTCCGTTGCTTGTAGAACCTGTGTATTTACCCTTGGTGGGTTTGAACCTCGGAGAGTGGAAAAGAAAGACA AATGAAGCCAAAACACAGGAGGTTCTCCAAGCGTTGGTTAAACTGGTGGATGGCCTAGCAGCTGCCCAGCGAGAGGTGGATCAGGGCTGCATCCTGGTACGTCTTCAGCAGCTTTATGAGAAAGCCAGTTTCTTCCTTCTGCATTTAAGGAACTTCCAAAGGCAG GAACAAAATGTAACTCGGCAGCCAGAAAGTGTCCCCAGCCTGATTTCAACAAGGAACCTTAGGACTGTCTTCTGGACCTATGTGCAGCTCTTGCGAGGAAAACTGAACTTCCTCTTCTATGACCTCCGGAAAGACTCCTGCGCTGAGGGCCATCAACGTGGGGCTGCCATCCCTTCTCAGCACCTTCCCCATTTGGTCACATTGAGTGGGCAGTGA
- the POLR2H gene encoding DNA-directed RNA polymerases I, II, and III subunit RPABC3 — translation MAGILFEDIFDVKDIDPEGKKFDRVSRLHCESESFKMDLILDVNVQIYPVDLGDKFRLVIASTLYEDGTLDDGEYNPTDDRPSRADQFEYVMYGKVYRIEGDETSTEAATRLSAYVSYGGLLMRLQGDANNLHGFEVDSRVYLLMKKLAF, via the exons ATGGCGGGCATCCTCTTCGAAGACATCTTTGACGTGAAGGACATCGACCCCGAGGGCAAGAAATTCGACCGGG TTTCCCGGCTGCACTGTGAGAGTGAGTCCTTCAAAATGGATCTGATCCTCGATGTGAATGTACAGATCTATCCAGTTGATCTTG GAGACAAATTCCGCCTTGTGATTGCCAGCACTTTGTACGAAGATGGGACGTTGGATGACGGCGAATATAATCCTACAGATGACAGACCCTCCAG GGCGGACCAGTTTGAATACGTGATGTACGGGAAGGTGTACAGGATTGAGGGTGATGAGACATCAACAGAAGCAGCCACACGCCT CTCTGCCTATGTCTCCTATGGTGGCCTGCTCATGAGACTCCAGGGAGATGCCAACAACTTGCATGGCTTTGAAGTGGACTCAAGGGTCTACCTCCTGATGAAGAAATTAGCTTTCTGA